A stretch of the Rhizobium sullae genome encodes the following:
- a CDS encoding FAD-dependent oxidoreductase encodes MKTRSVKSNVTVIGGGLAGVCAAIGAARQGVEVALVQNRPVLGGNSSSEVRVWVCGATAHGSQHFARETGIMGELFVENQFRNPDGNPYYWDLVVLEAVRAEPNIKLFLNTDVREVEVAGPDEARTIRSATGWQMGSETVITFTGDQFIDCSGDGLVGALAGARFRMGREARSEFQESWAPEVPDDNTLGSTILFYSKDAGHPTKFVPPSFARDIVAAGIPEHRVIRADMNGCAFWWIEWGGELDVVHDNERIRDELQAVVCGIWDYIKNSGRFDAENLTLEWIGSVPGKREYRRFVGDYTLTQHDVLGQVLFEDRIGFGGWSIDLHPPGGVYTTERGSRHWHPNGNYHIPLRCLYSINVGNLWMAGRNISASHVAFGSTRVMATCAIEGEAAGVAAAIGACTGLMPRDLGHAAFPRVRNALIRADASLLGTENTDPDDLARVAAVTASSTLRRIAVEEPAGRCRLDAALGMIVPIRPSLAAIEVLVDAAEATALVVEVHDPDLPQNYLPLKLVDRRTVMIEAGERQWVTLAIDWWPAGPQNAFLVFGANQALTLHTAERAVTGVIYFRHRAPEPDEAFAEQFRKWKQVLHRQGLCFRLPELTDIYEAGQVIGGYARPYGGPNMWLSEPLSSDPTPWLRLDWAEPQRVGEISLIFDDDVEEDLINLHHHSTPFDVLPSLVRNYRVEILSGGSWRTVAEVTGNRRRHRTHRLDEPTNASALRLTVTATNGAAEARVVAVRAYGA; translated from the coding sequence ATGAAGACACGATCGGTCAAGAGCAACGTCACGGTGATCGGTGGCGGACTCGCGGGCGTCTGCGCCGCGATCGGCGCGGCGCGGCAAGGCGTCGAAGTCGCCCTCGTCCAGAATCGGCCGGTACTCGGCGGTAATTCTTCGAGCGAAGTGCGGGTCTGGGTATGCGGAGCAACAGCACACGGCAGCCAGCATTTCGCCCGCGAGACCGGGATCATGGGTGAGCTCTTCGTCGAAAACCAGTTCCGCAATCCCGACGGCAATCCCTACTACTGGGATCTCGTCGTGCTGGAGGCGGTCCGCGCGGAGCCGAACATCAAGCTCTTCCTCAACACGGATGTGCGTGAGGTCGAGGTCGCGGGGCCGGACGAGGCGAGGACAATCCGCTCCGCCACCGGCTGGCAGATGGGCTCGGAGACGGTGATCACCTTTACCGGCGACCAATTCATCGATTGCAGCGGCGACGGCCTCGTTGGCGCGCTCGCCGGCGCCCGCTTCCGCATGGGGCGGGAGGCGCGGTCGGAATTTCAGGAATCCTGGGCGCCCGAAGTGCCCGATGACAACACGCTCGGGAGCACGATCCTCTTCTATTCCAAGGACGCCGGCCACCCGACCAAGTTCGTGCCGCCCTCCTTCGCCCGCGACATCGTCGCGGCCGGGATCCCCGAGCACCGGGTGATCCGCGCCGACATGAACGGCTGCGCCTTTTGGTGGATCGAATGGGGAGGCGAGCTCGACGTCGTCCACGACAACGAAAGGATCCGCGACGAACTCCAGGCCGTTGTCTGCGGAATCTGGGACTATATCAAGAATTCCGGCCGCTTCGACGCGGAGAATCTGACGCTCGAATGGATCGGCTCGGTTCCGGGCAAGCGTGAATATCGCCGCTTCGTAGGTGATTACACGCTGACCCAGCACGACGTGCTCGGCCAGGTTCTCTTCGAGGACAGGATCGGATTCGGCGGCTGGTCGATCGACCTCCACCCGCCGGGCGGGGTCTACACGACCGAGCGCGGATCGCGGCACTGGCATCCGAACGGCAACTACCATATTCCGCTCCGCTGCCTCTATTCGATCAACGTCGGCAATCTCTGGATGGCGGGGCGCAACATCAGCGCGAGCCACGTCGCCTTCGGCTCGACGCGCGTCATGGCAACCTGTGCCATCGAGGGCGAGGCGGCGGGGGTCGCCGCTGCGATCGGGGCCTGCACAGGGCTCATGCCGCGCGATCTCGGCCATGCCGCCTTCCCACGGGTCAGGAACGCGCTCATCCGGGCGGACGCCTCGCTTCTCGGCACGGAGAACACCGATCCGGACGATCTCGCGCGGGTGGCTGCGGTCACGGCCTCCTCAACGCTCCGCCGGATCGCCGTCGAGGAGCCGGCAGGCCGCTGCCGGCTCGACGCCGCACTTGGCATGATCGTTCCGATCAGGCCGAGTCTCGCAGCGATCGAGGTGCTGGTCGACGCAGCAGAGGCGACAGCACTCGTGGTCGAGGTCCACGACCCTGATCTGCCGCAGAACTATCTGCCGCTCAAGCTGGTCGACCGTCGGACGGTCATGATCGAAGCGGGCGAGCGACAATGGGTCACCTTGGCCATCGACTGGTGGCCGGCAGGACCGCAGAACGCCTTCCTCGTCTTCGGCGCGAACCAGGCTCTTACGCTCCATACGGCGGAGCGGGCCGTCACGGGCGTAATCTATTTCCGCCACCGTGCGCCGGAGCCCGACGAGGCATTCGCCGAGCAGTTCCGGAAATGGAAGCAGGTGCTTCACCGGCAAGGCCTCTGCTTCCGCCTTCCAGAGTTGACTGATATCTACGAGGCTGGCCAAGTGATCGGCGGCTATGCGCGGCCTTATGGCGGGCCGAATATGTGGCTTTCCGAGCCGCTTTCCAGCGACCCCACGCCCTGGCTCAGGCTCGACTGGGCCGAGCCGCAGCGGGTGGGCGAGATCTCCCTTATCTTCGACGATGACGTCGAGGAGGACCTTATCAACCTGCATCACCACAGTACGCCCTTCGATGTGCTGCCGAGCCTCGTCCGCAATTATCGGGTCGAGATCCTCTCGGGTGGAAGCTGGCGGACGGTGGCAGAAGTGACGGGGAACCGGCGGCGGCATCGGACGCATCGGCTCGACGAGCCGACAAACGCGTCGGCGCTCCGCCTGACGGTCACCGCGACAAACGGCGCGGCCGAGGCGCGTGTGGTCGCGGTGCGTGCTTACGGGGCGTGA